A region of the Flavobacteriaceae bacterium MAR_2010_188 genome:
TAGGAATCGATCCGGGTACAACTATTATGGGTTTTGGACTTATTAAGATTGTCCGGAAGAAAATGGAGTTTATGCTGTTGAATGAACTCGATCTTAAAAAATATACTGACCACTACTTAAAACTAAAATTGATTTTTGAAAGGACGATTGAATTGATTGATAATTATCATCCCGACGAAATTGCTATAGAAGCGCCGTTCTTCGGAAAAAATGTTCAAAGTATGTTGAAGTTGGGCAGAGCGCAAGGTGTTGCGATGGCGGCAGGATTATCTAGGGAAATCCCGATTACTGAATACTCTCCTAAAAAGATTAAAATGGCTATCACCGGTAACGGAAATGCGAGTAAGGAGCAAGTTGCAAAAATGCTTCAAAGTACCTTAAGCTTGAAAACTTTACCGAAAAATCTCGATGCTACCGATGGACTTGCCGCGGCCGTTTGCCATTTTTATAATGAAGGCAAGGTTGAAATCGGTAAAAACTATACTGGCTGGTCTGCCTTTGTAAAACAAAATCAAGATCGGGTTAAGTAGCAGTTGGCAGTTTTTAAAAGCAGTTGGCATTAAAAGGTATGCAGTAGCAGTTTTCAATAGCAGTTTTCAGTAGCAGTAGGCAATATGCAGTGGCAGTTATCAATACCAAAAGAAGTTAGGTTTTCACCGTAAAATACTTTACCAATATATGGCGTTCCAGGATTTATTGGCCTTAAAGAAATCATTTTCCTTGGCGATGAAGATTTTTCGGTTAACTAAGGACTTTCCTAAAGAAGAAAAATATTCACTTACAGATCAAATAAGGCGTTCATCACGAAGTGTATCGGCAAATATTTCTGAAGCATATCGCAAGAGAAGGTATCCGAACCATTTTATCAGTAAATTAACGGACAGCGACGCAGAAAATGCTGAGACCCAAACATGGCTGCTCTTTGCTCTAGAATGTGAATATATAAATAAAGATATTTATAAGGAATTGAAAAACGAGAGCTTAGAAGTTGGTAAAATTGTAAATTACATGATTGCCAATCCCGATAAATTCGATACTAAATAAGTTATTAGAATGAAATATATAGCTACTGCATACTGCTACTATAAATAAGGATTTATTGGCTTTTAGAAAATCCTTTTCCTTGGCGATGAAAATCTTTAAACTGTCTAAAAATTTCCCCAAAGAAGAGGTTTACTCACTAACAGATCAGATAAGACGTTCTTCACGAAGTGTTTCAACTAATATCGCTGAGGCATATCGCAAAAGAAGATATCCAAATCATTATATAAGTAAATTAACCGACAGAGATGCAGAAAATTCTGAAACACAGACTTGGATACTATTTGCATTTAAATGTGAATATATTAAAGAAACAACATATAATGAACTAAACTCCGAGAGCCTCGAAGTAGAGAAGATTATTAATTATATGATTGCGAATCCTGAAAAATTTGGAAATTAAATGATGTTTATATTTTTTTCTGTTACTGCTACTGCCCACTGTTTCTTTATTTCAAACAAATGAGTGGCATCTATATCCATATTCCTTTTTGCAAACAGGCCTGTCACTATTGTGATTTTCATTTTTCTACCTCGCTTAAAAAGAAAGACGAATTGATAGAGGCTATTCAACATGAATTAGTTCTAAGAAAAAATGAACTACCAAATCAATTTGTAGAAACGATTTATTTTGGCGGTGGCACGCCCAGCTTATTGACATTAGATGAAATAGATTCCATTTTAAAGACGATTTATGACAATTATGATGTTTCGGAAACACCAGAAATCACTTTGGAAGCAAATCCAGATGATTTAAACGAAGACAAGATTTTAGAATTGGCTAAGAGCGATGTCAACCGGCTGTCGATTGGCATTCAATCGTTTTTTGAAGATGATCTTAAACTTATGAATCGTGCGCACAATGCAGATGAAGCGTATAAATGTCTGGATTTAGCAACGACCCATTTCGACAATATCTCCATTGATCTTATTTATGGAATCCCAGGTTTATCTAACGATTATTGGTTGAAAAATATTGAAACTGCGCTGTCTTATAATCTGCCTCATATTTCTAGTTATGCACTTACAGTAGAACCTAAGACTGCCTTGGCCAAATTTATTGAAAATGGTAAAATTCCGGATGTTGATGATGAAGTTGCTCAGCAACAATATAATATTTTGGTCAATAAATTGGAAGCTTCAGGTTTTGTGAACTATGAAATTTCAAATTTTGGAAAACCTGGTTGGTTTAGTAAGAACAATACCGCCTACTGGTTGGGGAAACCCTATTTAGGGATTGGTCCTTCCGCACATTCTTACGATGGGATTTCAAGAAGCTGGAATGTGGCAAACAATTCAAAATATATAAAAAGCATTACTGAAAACAAACTTCCTTCGGAAAGTGAAACCTTGTCCCAAGAAAATAGATTTAATGAAGCCGTTATGACCGGACTTAGAACAGTTTGGGGAGTTTCATTGGCCAAGATTGAAGCGGAATTTGGTCAGGAATTTCTAAAGCATTTAATGAAGAACTCACAGAAATATATTTCTGAAGGTCTCTTAGAACTTAAAAATCCCACAATTGAAAAATTAGCTAATCATGAGGTGCTAACGATTACAAAAAAAGGAAAGTTTTTATGCGATGGAATTGCTTCAGATTTGTTCATTTTAAATTGACAACCGTTATGCTGAATTCATTTCAGCATCTCACCAGCAGGCATATTGAATTAAGACCCTGAAATAAATTCAGGGTGACGATATTGGTAAATCATATAAATCTGAAATATGTATTCTAAACCTACCTGACTCGTCATTCTGAACCTGCCTGATTCCTGAGGCGAGCTTGTTTCAGCATATCATGAAGATTTGGAATATATTTATATCCTGAAAAAGGTTCAGACTGGCATAACATCCTTAATTTTAAATAAACAAATGATTGCGACTCTAGACTGGAACGGTAAACCAAGAAAAATCGATTTTTCCAAACCTTTGGATATTTCTATACCGCTGCGCGCTTCAGATGAAAACGTGAATGCTTGGTATCTTAAAAGCCCAAAAATTGAACCGGTAAAAATGGATGATTGGGTGGGGAGCGTAAAGGATGGAGCAGATGTAAACTTCAACAATATTTATTTTAATCCACATGCCCACGGAACCCATACCGAATGTGTTGGCCACATCACTGAAAAAGTGCATTCTATAAATGAGCATCTTACCACATTTTTTTTTTCGGCAAAAGTCATTTCTGTAGAACCGCAAACTGTCGGAGAGGATTTTATCATTCAAAAAGAACAGATAAAAGCTCAGTTACAATCAAATGAAGTTGAAGCATTGGTTATTCGCACTTTGCCCAATCATCCAGATAAATTGTCTAAACATTATTCTAATACCAATCCGCCGTTTATTTCAGAAGATGCGGCACTTTTCATAAAAGATTCTGGGATTAAACACCTCCTAATCGATTTGCCCAGTGTCGATAAGGAAAAAGACGATGGCAAATTATTGTCGCACAACGCTTTTTGGAATACCACTGGGAATATTCGCTTTGACGCCACGATTACCGAATTTATCTATGTGCCCAATACTGTAGAAGATGGTCTATATTCCTTAAATTTACAGATAGCGCCTTTTGAAAATGACGCTACACCAAGTAAACCGATACTTTATAAAATATTCGATTAATGGAGGCATTTTTGGGGATTGTAATTGGGATTCTTTCGAGTTTGGGAGTGGTTACTTATTTAAAAACTCTGAAAAGTAAAAAACTGGTACAGTCACAATCGGTTTTGCTTCTCGACAAAATAAAGACCGTATGTAAATTTATTACGGTAGAAGGCGACTTCGCCGAAATCTACCATTACGAAGACGTTAAGGAACGCTTCTATAAATTGGTCGCATCTCGTAAAAAAGCGCTCGTTGTTATTAATGCGAAGGCGCACGTTGGTTACGACCTTTCTAAAATTGATATGGAAGCACTTGTGGATAAAAAAATCATTCGATTAAAACACTTTCCACAACCCGAAATTCTGAGTATTGAAACCAATCTTAATTATTACGATAAACAAGAGCATATGTTCAATAGGTTTGAAGCATCTGACTTAACTGGGCTTCATAATCAGGCCAAGCAATATATCATGGAAAAGGTCCCAGAGAGTGGGCTTATGGAAATCGCCCAAAAGGAAGCGCTTCAAACGATACTTTTAATTGAAAATATCGTGCAGACCATCGGCTGGAAGTTAGATTATTCCACCTTAGAAATAAAGACCGATGAGAGCAAACGACTTAATCCATAAATTACAATGGATGTAGAAAGTATAAGAAACTATTGTCTATCCCAAAAAGGCGTAACAGAATCCTTTCCTTTTGACGAGGAAACCTTGGTATTTAAAGTTCTTGGCAAAATGTTTGCGCTCCTATCCTTAGAAAAATTCGAAATCGGCGAAGGTTCTATCAATTTAAAATGCGACCCAGAATGGTCCATACAATTAAGGGAAGAATATGAAAGTATAACGCCGGGCTACCACATGAACAAACAACATTGGAATACCGTAATTGTTCAGAACTCCGATATTAAACCAAACTTTTTAAAAGAACTGATTGACCATTCTTACCAATTGGTTTTTAAAAGTCTGCCTAAGAAAATTAGAGAAAGCTTAGATTAGACGATTCAATTAGAATTGAATTTTTCAAAATAAAAAACAACAATAATTATATGTCTATCCAAAGCGCCTTAGAAGAAAGAAGCGAAAATAAATGTGAACTTTGTTCCTCTACCGAAAATCTATCGGTTTATAAAATTCCACCCAGTCTTCACGAATCGTTGGACAATTCTGTCTTGGTTTGCGAAACTTGTAAAATTCAAATTGAAAATCCAGAGCAAATGGATGCAAACCATTGGCGCTGTTTAAATGATAGTATGTGGAGCCAGTATATTCCAGTACAGATTATGGCTTGGCGAATGTTACAAAGATTAAGGGGAGAAGGTTGGCCCCAAGAATTAATTGGGATGATGTATTTAGATGAAGAAGCCATGAGTTTTGCGAGGGCAACCGGAGAACATGAAGATGCCTCACAAAAAATTATTCATCGCGATGTTAATGGAGTCATTTTAGAAACCGGGGACTCGGTGACCTTAATCAAGGATTTAAAAGTGAAAGGCTCGAGTATGGTCGCCAAACAGGGAATTGTGGTTAAGAAAATTTCACTGGACCACGAAAATGAAAAATATATTGAAGGTAAAGTAGACGGGCAGCAGATTGTGCTAATTACGGAATACGTTAAAAAAGTCTAATTAAGCCGGTCATTTTCATCCTTTTTCTTTCCAAAAAAACCAAATCCTATCGGTAATAATAAAAAGAAGAACAAGAATTTTCCGGTAACCAGTCCATAGATGGTTATGGCCGCTGCGATTATCATCAAAATGATGAGAATTTTGTTTTTCATATTAATTCACAAAACTATATATAATGCACTTTAGTATCGCTTCTAAATATTAAATTTATCGAAGTAATAAACTAGTTTTCAGTAAACCAATAATCTCGAGCAAAAATAATAAGATGAATATAGAATGGAAAGGCGTTATGCCCGCAGTCACCACAAAGTTTAACGACCACGATGAAATTGACCTGAAATTATTTTTAAAAAATATCGATGCCCAATTAGAGGCTGGAGTTCATGGTTTGGTATTGGGTGGGACTTTAGGTGAAGCAAGTACCTTAACTGAAAAAGAAAAGCGAATCCTAACCAGAAATACTGTTTCTCATGTAGGTGGAAGAGTGCCGGTGATGATCAACATTGCCGAACAATCTACCAAAAATGCGATTGAAGCGGCACACAAAGCGGAAGATGATGGCGCAAATGGATTAATGATGTTGCCGCCAATGAGATATAAAGCTTGCGACCAAGAAACCGTAACCTATTTTAAGTCGGTTGCAAGAAATACCTCATTGCCAATAATGGTTTACAACAATCCGGTGGATTATAAGATTGAGGTGACTTTAGATATGTTTGAAGAGCTGCTAGAATGCGAAAATATTCAAGCGGTAAAGGAATCAACTAGAGATATTACCAATATAACCCGTATAAAGAATCGATTTGGAGATAGGTTGAAGATCATGACCGGAGTTGATACTCTAGCTTTGGAAAGCCTCATTATGGGCGCCGATGGTTGGGTTGCTGGTTTGGTATGTGCGTTTCCAAAAGAGACGGTTGCGATTTACGAATTGCAAAAAGCCGGAAAAATCGAAGAAGCAATTAAAATTTATAGATGGTTTATGCCATTATTGGAGTTAGATATTCATCCTAAATTGGTTCAAAATATTAAGCTGGCTGAGGTTGCCACTGGGCTAGGAAGCGAGTATGTAAGAGCTCCGAGGCTTCCGCTTCAGGGAGAAGAAAAGGAGAAAGTGATGCGAATCATAGACGAAGCTCTAAACAATAGACCGACTCTTTCAGATTACAAAGATCTTTAGAAGAAAAAGTAATAGTCAATACGAAAAGGAAAAATGATTACAGGACAAAATTTTATAGGAAATAAGCGCTCTTCAACGGGCCAAAAGACATACAGAACATTCAACCCAAAATTGAATAAGGAGAACGAGTGGGTTTTTACGGAAGCCGACATGGACGAACTTAATGAAGCGGTTGCCCTAGCGGTTGAAGCTTTCAAATCTTACCAGAGAATATCGGGATTGGAGAAAGCAAAATTTATTAATGCAATCTGTGAAGAAATATTGGGGTTAGGGGATAACCTAATCAAGGTGTTTTGCGCTGAAACAGGACTGGCAGAAGGTAGAGCAAAAGGGGAATTAGGAAGAACGATCTCACAATTAAAGAGCTTTGCAGATTTAGTCGAAAATGGAAGCTATATCGACGCAGCCATAGAAACTGCTGACCAAACGAGACAACCTGCGGCAAAGCCAGATTTAAGAAAAATGATGTTTCCGCTTGGTCCAGTTGCCGTGTTTGGCGCTAGCAATTTCCCGTTAGCATTCTCTACCCCGGGAGGCGATACGGCCTCGGCATTGGCTGCGGGTTGCCCGGTCATAG
Encoded here:
- a CDS encoding Holliday junction endonuclease RuvC: MLYLQRILSEKIILGIDPGTTIMGFGLIKIVRKKMEFMLLNELDLKKYTDHYLKLKLIFERTIELIDNYHPDEIAIEAPFFGKNVQSMLKLGRAQGVAMAAGLSREIPITEYSPKKIKMAITGNGNASKEQVAKMLQSTLSLKTLPKNLDATDGLAAAVCHFYNEGKVEIGKNYTGWSAFVKQNQDRVK
- a CDS encoding four helix bundle protein, coding for MAFQDLLALKKSFSLAMKIFRLTKDFPKEEKYSLTDQIRRSSRSVSANISEAYRKRRYPNHFISKLTDSDAENAETQTWLLFALECEYINKDIYKELKNESLEVGKIVNYMIANPDKFDTK
- a CDS encoding four helix bundle protein, with the protein product MKIFKLSKNFPKEEVYSLTDQIRRSSRSVSTNIAEAYRKRRYPNHYISKLTDRDAENSETQTWILFAFKCEYIKETTYNELNSESLEVEKIINYMIANPEKFGN
- a CDS encoding oxygen-independent coproporphyrinogen-3 oxidase (manually curated), translating into MSGIYIHIPFCKQACHYCDFHFSTSLKKKDELIEAIQHELVLRKNELPNQFVETIYFGGGTPSLLTLDEIDSILKTIYDNYDVSETPEITLEANPDDLNEDKILELAKSDVNRLSIGIQSFFEDDLKLMNRAHNADEAYKCLDLATTHFDNISIDLIYGIPGLSNDYWLKNIETALSYNLPHISSYALTVEPKTALAKFIENGKIPDVDDEVAQQQYNILVNKLEASGFVNYEISNFGKPGWFSKNNTAYWLGKPYLGIGPSAHSYDGISRSWNVANNSKYIKSITENKLPSESETLSQENRFNEAVMTGLRTVWGVSLAKIEAEFGQEFLKHLMKNSQKYISEGLLELKNPTIEKLANHEVLTITKKGKFLCDGIASDLFILN
- a CDS encoding Kynurenine formamidase, whose translation is MIATLDWNGKPRKIDFSKPLDISIPLRASDENVNAWYLKSPKIEPVKMDDWVGSVKDGADVNFNNIYFNPHAHGTHTECVGHITEKVHSINEHLTTFFFSAKVISVEPQTVGEDFIIQKEQIKAQLQSNEVEALVIRTLPNHPDKLSKHYSNTNPPFISEDAALFIKDSGIKHLLIDLPSVDKEKDDGKLLSHNAFWNTTGNIRFDATITEFIYVPNTVEDGLYSLNLQIAPFENDATPSKPILYKIFD
- a CDS encoding Predicted DNA-binding protein, MmcQ/YjbR family produces the protein MDVESIRNYCLSQKGVTESFPFDEETLVFKVLGKMFALLSLEKFEIGEGSINLKCDPEWSIQLREEYESITPGYHMNKQHWNTVIVQNSDIKPNFLKELIDHSYQLVFKSLPKKIRESLD
- a CDS encoding phosphonoacetate hydrolase, with amino-acid sequence MSIQSALEERSENKCELCSSTENLSVYKIPPSLHESLDNSVLVCETCKIQIENPEQMDANHWRCLNDSMWSQYIPVQIMAWRMLQRLRGEGWPQELIGMMYLDEEAMSFARATGEHEDASQKIIHRDVNGVILETGDSVTLIKDLKVKGSSMVAKQGIVVKKISLDHENEKYIEGKVDGQQIVLITEYVKKV
- a CDS encoding 4-hydroxy-tetrahydrodipicolinate synthase, giving the protein MNIEWKGVMPAVTTKFNDHDEIDLKLFLKNIDAQLEAGVHGLVLGGTLGEASTLTEKEKRILTRNTVSHVGGRVPVMINIAEQSTKNAIEAAHKAEDDGANGLMMLPPMRYKACDQETVTYFKSVARNTSLPIMVYNNPVDYKIEVTLDMFEELLECENIQAVKESTRDITNITRIKNRFGDRLKIMTGVDTLALESLIMGADGWVAGLVCAFPKETVAIYELQKAGKIEEAIKIYRWFMPLLELDIHPKLVQNIKLAEVATGLGSEYVRAPRLPLQGEEKEKVMRIIDEALNNRPTLSDYKDL